Sequence from the Sanguibacter keddieii DSM 10542 genome:
GGCGCCCGTGATGTTCGCGGGGATGATGCCGACGTTCGACAGCCCGGGGCTGATGAGCCCGGGGCAGTTCGGGCCGATGAGCCGCACGCCACGCTCCTGCGCGAGCGTGAAGAACTCGGCGGTGTCCTTGACGGGGACACCCTCGGTGATGATGACGACGAGCGGGATGCCCGCCTCGATGGCCTCGACGACGGCGGCCTTGGTGAAGGCCGGCGGCACGAAGATCACGGAGACGTCGGCGCCGGTCTCGGTCATCGCGTCGGCGACGGAGCCGAACACGGGGACGTCGACGCTCGACTCGCCCTTCGGGAAGGTGACGGACGTGCCGGCCTTGCGCGGGTTCACGCCGCCGACGATGTTCGTGCCCGACGCCAGCATGCGCGTGGTGTGCTTCTGGCCCTCGGAACCGGTCATGCCCTGAACGATGACCTTGGAGTCCTCAGTGATGAAGATTGCCATAGTTGTGTCGCTTCTTCTCTCGTTCGGGTGCGGTCAGACCGACGCGTGGGCGAGCTCGGCAGCCTTGTCGGCGCCGCCGTCCATGGTGTCGGCGAGGGTCACGAGCGGGTGAGCGGCCTCGATGAGGATCGCGCGTCCCTCCTCGACGTTGTTGCCGTCGAGACGGACGACGAGCGGCTTGGTCGCAGCGTCGCCGAGGACCTTGAGGGCTCCGACGATGCCGTTCGCGACGGCGTCGCACGCGGTGATGCCACCGAAGACGTTGACGAAGACGCTCTTGACCTGCTCGTCGCCGAGGAT
This genomic interval carries:
- the sucD gene encoding succinate--CoA ligase subunit alpha — translated: MAIFITEDSKVIVQGMTGSEGQKHTTRMLASGTNIVGGVNPRKAGTSVTFPKGESSVDVPVFGSVADAMTETGADVSVIFVPPAFTKAAVVEAIEAGIPLVVIITEGVPVKDTAEFFTLAQERGVRLIGPNCPGLISPGLSNVGIIPANITGAGKIGLVSKSGTLTYQMMYELRDFGFSTAIGIGGDPIIGTTHIDALEAFEADPETAAIVMIGEIGGDAEERAAAYIAEHVTKPVVGYVAGFTAPEGKTMGHAGAIVSGSSGTAQAKKEALEAAGVKVGKTPSETASLMREILSA